The DNA window CCTATCTATGAGCGGCCCAGTTCCGGAATTGAGCGCGCGTGCGGCGGCCTGTGCGGACCGATTACGCGACGCGGACGACGTACTGCTCGCCTCGCACATCGACGCCGACGGGTTGACGAGCGCGGCCATCGCATCATCCGCCCTCGAACGCGCGGGACTTCCGTTCGAAACGGTGTTCTGCAAACAGCTCGACGCCGAGGCGCTCGCGGCAATCGCGGCGACCGACCACGAGACCGTCCTCTTCACCGACTTCGGCAGCGGGCAACTCGACATCATCGCGGAACACGAGTCGGCGGGCGACTTCGAACCCGTCATCGCGGACCACCACCAACCGGCGGACGCGGACACGGAGTTCCATCTCAATCCGCTCCTGTTCGGTCTCGACGGCTCGTCCGAACTCTCGGGTGCTGGCGCAAGCTACGTCCTCGCCCGTGCCCTCGAACCCGACGCGGGAGACAACCGCGACCTCGCGGCGCTCGCCGTCGTCGGCGCTGTCGGCGACATGCAGATTTCGGACGGCGAACTCGTCGGCGCGAACACGGGTATCGTGGAGGAGGGAATCGACGCGGGCGTCGTCGAAACCGGCACCGACCTCGCGCTGTACGGCAAGCAGACGCGTCCGCTACCGAAACTGCTGGAGTACGCGACGGACGTGTACATCCCCGGCATCTCGAACGACCAGAACGGCGTCCTCAGGTTCCTCGATGGCGTCGGCATCGACCTCAAGGAGGACGGCGACTGGCGGCGCTGGGTCGATTTGACGGCCGACGAACGCCAGACCGTCGCCAGCGCGCTCGTCCAGCGCGCGATGCGGAAGGGCGTCTCGGCGAGCAAAATCGAGGGACTGGTCGGCACCACCTACACGCTCGCCGCGGAACCGGAGGGGACCGAACTCCGCGACGTGAGCGAGTTTTCCACTTTGCTCAACGCGACGGCGCGCTACGACCGGGCGGACGTCGGCCTCGCGGTCTGTCTCGGCGACCGCGAGGCCGCCTTGGAGCAGGCGCGGACGCTGCTGAAAAACCACCGACGAAACCTCTCGGAGGCCATCAGTTGGGTCCAATCGGAGGGCGTCACGAAGGAGGAACACGTCCAGTGGTTCCACGCGGAAGACCGGGTGCGCGAAACCATCGTCGGCATCGTGGCGGGCATGGCCGTCGGCGCGAACGGCATCGACCGGAACGTCCCGATTCTCGCCTTTGCCGAGAAGAACGACGAGGAGGTCAAAGTCTCCGCGCGCGGGACACCCGCCCTCACCCGGAAGGGTTTGGACCTCTCGGTCGTGATGAAAACGGCCTCTCAAGCCGTCGGCGGTGACGGCGGCGGCCACAACGTCGCGGCGGGTGCGACGGTTCCGAAAGGGAAAGAGGAGGCGTTCGTCGAACACGCTGACGAACTGGTCGGCGAGCAACTCGGGTAGGTTTTCGAACGCGATATCGGTGTTCAGTATTTCGCCGCCAGTTCCTCGAACCGTTCGAGGTCGTGGCCGTGAAGCACGTCCGCGTCATGGACACGTTCGAGTTCCTTCAGGGTGTACAGGCTGTCTCGCCACGCGCGTTCGCTCCAGAGGAGGCCGGGACCGAGCGGCACCTCGTCGGCGTAGTTCGCATCGACGTAGGCTTCGTCGCCCGCGATGAGGAGCGTCCCGTCGTCCGTCTCGATTCGCGCGCCGAGCACGCCGGGCGTGTGTCCCGACAGGTGGTGGAGTTCGAACCCGTCGGCAATCGTGTGCGTGTTGCGGTGGACGATTTCCCAGTTCAAATCGCGGTCGAAATCCGATGCGAGGTAGGCTATCGACCCGTCGTCCGTCTTCGCGGAGTAGTAGGCGAACTTCAGTTCCTCCTCGTGCACGTAGATGGGGACGTCGCGGCCCTCGAACGCCCCGAGTTGTCCGGCGTGGTCGAGGTGGAGGTGACTCATCACGACGGCGTCGATGTCGTCGAGTTCGTATCCGGAATCCGCGAGGTCCCCTTCGAGCGGGTGCTCCTCGGCGTCGTAGGCTTCGAACGCGCCGTACAGCGGGTCGGGCCAGTACTCCGCGGCGTCCGTCGGGCACCCGGTGTCCCAGAGGAACGTTCCGGCATCCGTCTCGACGACGGCGTTCCAGACCACGAAGTCGATGCGTTCGTGGTCGGGGTTCGGGTTCTCTGCGCTCGCCATAGAATAGCCGTCGATGACGTAGGCGGTGTCGGCGCGAACGCGGCCGCGGTCGATGAGCGTGACTTCCGGCATACCATGACCGTTGTTCCGTATGACATAATCTCTCTCGGTTTGGAGACTGTGACACTCGAATCGCCCGCATTTTTACTTCCTCCTCCCCACGTTCCAGTCATGGCCGAATTCGATGCCGAGAAGTTCGAGGACAAGTACGTCCATTACTTCAACGAACTTCAGCGCGGGTACAAGAACGCCTTCAACTACATGAACGAGCGGTACGATTCCAAACTCATCCACGCCATCGATCAGGAGGTGCTGAACGAGAGCGAGCCGTTCTACGAGGGGGACGGCGAGTTCCGCATCGAACTCCCCGAGAACCCGACCGACCGCGTGCGGAGCGTCGTCGTCGAGGCCGAGAAACTCGAAGAGACGCTTTCGGTGTACGTCGAGCGGTTGGAGTACGAACTGGCACGTGTGTTCGGATTCGACCCGACCGACCCGGACGAAAACTGACGACGCTTGCGGTTTTCTACCTCGTTGAAATCGCCGAAAAGTCACGACTCATCGGCGATTCGTGCCGGATTTCGACCGTGAGACAGTGGAAAGGCCTAAGGATGCTGGCACCATACTCCGACACATGAGTACCGAGACTCAGGAAGACGGAGACGACCTCGAAGAACGGGTCAGCAACTTCCTGCGCCGTAACTTCCCGCAGATTCAGATGCACGGCGGGAGTGCTGCAATCCAGCAGATCGACCGCGAAACCGGTGAAGTCACCATCATGCTGGGCGGTGCGTGCAGTGGTTGTGGCATCTCCCCGATGACGATTCAGGCCATCAAGAGCCGCATGGTGAAAGAGATTCCCGAAATCAACAAAGTCATCGCGGAAACCGGTATGGGCGGCGATGGCGGAATGGGCGGCGGTATGAGTCCGTCCTTCCCCGGCGAGTCGAGCGGGGACGACGAGGACGACGAAGGTCCGCAGGCTCCCTTCTAGTCCCGATATTTTTACCTTTCGGCCGATTCCAGGCGCTGAATCACGATATTTATCCCACCGGACGGTGTAGCAGGCGACAGTATGACGAACGACGACGCCGCGGCGCAAAACGTCGTATTCGTTGTGATGGACACGGTGCGTAAGGACCACCTCTCCGTCTACGGATACGACCGCCCGACGACGCCGGGCCTCGAACGGTTCGCGGAGGAAGCGACCGTCTTCGAGCAAGCGGTTTCTCCCGCTCCTTGGACCTTACCGGTGCATGCCTCCCTGTTCACTGGAATGTATCCCAGCGAACACGGCGCGAGCCAAGAAAATCCCTATCTTGAGGGGGCGACGACGCTCGCACAGACCCTCTCCGCCGCCGGATACGACACGGCGTGTTACTCCTCTAACGCGTGGATTACGCCGTACACGCACCTGACGGACGGCTTCGACGACCAAGACAACTTCTTCGAAGTGATGCCGGGGGACTTCCTCTCGGGCCCGATGGCGAAGGCGTGGAAGACGATGAACGACAACGAGTCGCTTCGGAAGGTCGCCGACAAACTCGTCAGCCTCGGCAACGTGGCTCACGAGTATCTCGCCAGCGGCGACGGTGCGGACTCGAAGACGCCGCAGGTCATCGACCAGACCATCGAGTTCATCGACGACTCGGACGGCCCGTACTTTTCGTTCATCAACCTGATGGACGCCCACCTGCCGTACCATCCGCCCAAGGAGTACCGTGAGGAGTTCGCGCCTAACGTCGATTCGACGAAGGTGTGCCAGAACTCGAAGGAGTACAACTGCGGCGCGCGCGACATCAGCGACAAGGAATGGGGTGCGATTCAGGGCCTCTACGACGCCGAAATCCGCCACATCGACGACCAACTCCAGCGTCTCTTCTCGTGGCTCAAGGAGAACGACGAGTGGGACGACACGATGGTCGTCGTCTGTGCGGACCACGGCGAACTGCACGGCGAACACGACCTGTATGGCCACGAATTCTGCATCTACGACCCGCTCGTCAACGTCCCGCTGATGGTCAAGCATCCCGAGATGGACCCCGGCGTGAGCGACGAACAGGTCGAACTCATCGACCTGTACCACACCGTCCTCGACCACACGGGCGTCTCCGGGTCGAACTCGACCCGACCGCTCGACGAGGCGCGGTCGCTTCTCAACGCGGACTACCGCTCGTTCGCCGAGGACGTGCCGGGCGACGGCGAGTGTGCGTTCGTGGAGTACTACCGTCCGGTGGTCGAACTGAAACAGCTGGAGGAGAAGGCGAAGCGCGCGAACATCACGCTGGACGAAAACTCGCGCTTCTACTCGCGGATGCGGGCCGCGCGGCGGCCGGACGCCAAATACATCCGCAACGAGCGCATCGAGGACGAGTTCTACAAACTGGACGACGACCCCGGCGAGTTGAACGACGTAACGGGCGAGGGAACCGAGGAAGAGGTCGAACTCGAAGCCGCCCTCTCCGCGTTCGAGGAGACGGTCGGCGGCGAGTGGAAGGAGGTCTCCGACGACGACGTGCTCGGCGACATGAGCGACGACGCCAAGGACCGACTCCAAGACCTCGGTTACATCGACTAACGTGACGGACGAGTCGGCTCCGGACGGCGGGAAGGCGCTGTCCGCAGGACTGTCGGAGCGATTGGGGACCGGCAAGCTACTGCTGGGGTTCGTCGTCGCGGTCGTCCTCATCTACCTGCTCGTCGTCGCCTCCGGGTGGCGGCGGGTACTCGACACCTTGGAGGGCGCGGACTACACGTGGGTCTGGGTGGCGTGCCTTTCGACGTTTCTCGGCCTCGCCGCGTGGGGAAAGGCGTGGCAGATCGTCCTCGCGGTGCTCGACATCCAAGTCGAGTTTCGACGCCTCGTCGTCACCTACCTCGCGGCGACGTTCGCCAACTACGTCACCCCGTTAGGGCAGGCTGGCGGCGAACCGTTCATCGCCTACATCCTCTCGCGGGACACGGAGGCGAGTTACGAGGATAGCCTCGCCAG is part of the Haladaptatus paucihalophilus DX253 genome and encodes:
- a CDS encoding single-stranded-DNA-specific exonuclease RecJ, translated to MSGPVPELSARAAACADRLRDADDVLLASHIDADGLTSAAIASSALERAGLPFETVFCKQLDAEALAAIAATDHETVLFTDFGSGQLDIIAEHESAGDFEPVIADHHQPADADTEFHLNPLLFGLDGSSELSGAGASYVLARALEPDAGDNRDLAALAVVGAVGDMQISDGELVGANTGIVEEGIDAGVVETGTDLALYGKQTRPLPKLLEYATDVYIPGISNDQNGVLRFLDGVGIDLKEDGDWRRWVDLTADERQTVASALVQRAMRKGVSASKIEGLVGTTYTLAAEPEGTELRDVSEFSTLLNATARYDRADVGLAVCLGDREAALEQARTLLKNHRRNLSEAISWVQSEGVTKEEHVQWFHAEDRVRETIVGIVAGMAVGANGIDRNVPILAFAEKNDEEVKVSARGTPALTRKGLDLSVVMKTASQAVGGDGGGHNVAAGATVPKGKEEAFVEHADELVGEQLG
- a CDS encoding N-acyl homoserine lactonase family protein, with the translated sequence MPEVTLIDRGRVRADTAYVIDGYSMASAENPNPDHERIDFVVWNAVVETDAGTFLWDTGCPTDAAEYWPDPLYGAFEAYDAEEHPLEGDLADSGYELDDIDAVVMSHLHLDHAGQLGAFEGRDVPIYVHEEELKFAYYSAKTDDGSIAYLASDFDRDLNWEIVHRNTHTIADGFELHHLSGHTPGVLGARIETDDGTLLIAGDEAYVDANYADEVPLGPGLLWSERAWRDSLYTLKELERVHDADVLHGHDLERFEELAAKY
- a CDS encoding DUF5783 family protein translates to MAEFDAEKFEDKYVHYFNELQRGYKNAFNYMNERYDSKLIHAIDQEVLNESEPFYEGDGEFRIELPENPTDRVRSVVVEAEKLEETLSVYVERLEYELARVFGFDPTDPDEN
- a CDS encoding NifU family protein, whose product is MSTETQEDGDDLEERVSNFLRRNFPQIQMHGGSAAIQQIDRETGEVTIMLGGACSGCGISPMTIQAIKSRMVKEIPEINKVIAETGMGGDGGMGGGMSPSFPGESSGDDEDDEGPQAPF
- a CDS encoding sulfatase, translating into MTNDDAAAQNVVFVVMDTVRKDHLSVYGYDRPTTPGLERFAEEATVFEQAVSPAPWTLPVHASLFTGMYPSEHGASQENPYLEGATTLAQTLSAAGYDTACYSSNAWITPYTHLTDGFDDQDNFFEVMPGDFLSGPMAKAWKTMNDNESLRKVADKLVSLGNVAHEYLASGDGADSKTPQVIDQTIEFIDDSDGPYFSFINLMDAHLPYHPPKEYREEFAPNVDSTKVCQNSKEYNCGARDISDKEWGAIQGLYDAEIRHIDDQLQRLFSWLKENDEWDDTMVVVCADHGELHGEHDLYGHEFCIYDPLVNVPLMVKHPEMDPGVSDEQVELIDLYHTVLDHTGVSGSNSTRPLDEARSLLNADYRSFAEDVPGDGECAFVEYYRPVVELKQLEEKAKRANITLDENSRFYSRMRAARRPDAKYIRNERIEDEFYKLDDDPGELNDVTGEGTEEEVELEAALSAFEETVGGEWKEVSDDDVLGDMSDDAKDRLQDLGYID